TGGTGCTCCCTCAGGACGCTTTTCTGCCTCCATCCACTCTTCTACACCTCACCATACGACCATTACTTAGGTCTATCGGACATTGGAAGACGCCGTATTGCGTGGGAAGTCACCTACCCATGCCGATCATAAGCAAAAGGCGCTCCACAATCATAAACGACAGGCGAAGGCGCGCAAAGTTACAGTTCCCGAGCGGGAACGACTACCGAGATCTTGGTGCATTGACACAACCGCGGCGTGACCCGTGGCCCAGTGACAAGTTAGCTATATTAGATCATGCGCGAGGATTAGTGCAACGGTGTGTGTACATATACGGGTACAAACACCGACATTATACTGTATGAATGGTTGATGGCTACCGATGAGCGATATTCACACTGGTTTTCACCACCTGAGTCATTAAGGCAGCTTTCTGTACGTGGTTGTTCCCTGGGTGGAAAGCCAGTCAGTCTTCCTTTCGTTACGTTCTTTGGCCACGAAGTAAAGTTCTGTTCCACATTAACCATTTTCCTGTTTGACAAGCTCACGAATTTTTCAACGCGAGTTCAGGATGTCTAAATGGGTCTTCAGAGATACTCTGGAGTCCAGCCAATCACACGAATGCCATTGTGTTGCATGCAAGATGCCTCCCAACCCATGAATAATCCACGCACGTGGCATTGCCATTACATGGAGGAAGGCAGGACAGCAGCATGTTGCCGAAGGCGGTATGTACTTCAGAGTTATTTTTCCTGTGCTGTTGCTCTCCAACAAAAGACTCTTGTCTGGACTTGAGCCCCAGTTCTCACCCAGCTAtagaagaagaagtacaaTGAGGGGGGGAAGGAACTGGCCGGGATAATGAAGATCGCTTTCGAATAGTCCTGGGATAAGCACAGCatacaccaccaccagcgCCATCGCCATGTGAGACACGGTGTGGTATCAGTGGGAGAAACAGCCCTGCAGCGAGCCTAATCGTGCATGTCCTGCCATATTTTTTCCTGCCGGTTCTCTCTGGTTTCTTATCCTCTCGGGACATTCTCTTTCTTAGCGGAACTCTAATTTTATAAGGCTGAAGAAATAGCAGACCAGacacaagaagctcaaaaGCCACTGTGGAGACTTTCGAAGGAAGCGGCATGAAAAGCGACAGAGATGGCAACCTGAGAATATTCCTAGTGTCCATCGCTTCTGCGCGAATATGCTACCAAGATGCGAGATTTTCCGCCTTTTGACAGCCCCCCCATGTCCTGAGCAGCGTGCATGACATGTGGGAGTTATGTATATTAATAGTGGTCAAGACGGACAACGAGTGCGTTACACGTACACGACGGTTACAAGTGAAAGGAGTGTGATAGTCCACAGACGCTATAAAACAAACACATGTCCATCGATTGGCCATCACGTCGCGCCTCCCAAAGTGAGAGACCATAAACTACGAGCGCCAGCTTCCAAAAGTACAATTACCCGTTCAGATGGAGTGCATCAATGTATGCTGGTAAGTAGATCTTTAGGGCTACGCTGTTAGAACGTGGAGGGTGTAGTTGTAGAGGTCAATACGTTGGGTCAGAATCTTAGAGATGCAAAATAAACACTTCTAGACAAATATATAGATCCAAAATGCCCTCTTCAATCCACCACTCCTACTTCCCtacacctccaccacctgcACGGCTGTCGTCGACGTCAAAGTTGCACGCCGCCTAAGGTTCACAGTCTTGGCTTGAAAACGAGCGTTGTTCGAGCAGGAACCTTGaagaccaaaaaaaatcatcGACCTTCGAACAAAATCCAAGAGTCTATCTCTCGACACAACCTAACTCTCGACACCACACTCTTTAGGTCACCAGTTCCCCCGCACACCGGCTTACTAAAACCACATGCGTACCGCATCTCTCACAACAGCAAAACTGCTCCTGACGCTCATAGCAAggctgcctcttctgcacGCCCTTCCTTACGGTGGGTTGTCACGAAGCGGCAGCTACTCTCCCTACGAACACGATGACGATACTCTGGACCCGGAATCATCTGACTTCTGGCTATACATGTTCGTCTCCTTTGTGCTCGTCGTGGCTGGCGGAGTCTTTGCTGGTCTGACCATTGCTCTGATGGGCCAGGACGAGGTCTACCTGCACGTCATCAGCCAGTCTGGCGAGTCACACGAACGAAAGGCTGCTGAAAAGGTCCTGCGGTTACTCAAGCGAGGTAAGCACTGGGTTCTTGTCACCCTGCTGCTCGCTAACGTCATCACTAACGAAACTCTGCCCATTGTCCTCGATCGATGCCTCGGTGGAGGCTGGAGAGCCGTCGTCATCGCTACCGTGGCCATTGTCATCTTTGGAGAAGTGATCCCCCAGTCAATCTCAGTCAGATACGGTCTCTCTGTCGGTGCCTACTTTGCTCCTTTTGTTCTCGGTCTCATGTACATCCTCTACCCTCTGGCCTACCCCACTGCCTTGCTGCTGGACCACCTgcttggagaagatcacGGAACCGTCTACAAGAAGGCTGGTCTCAAGACCCTCGTAACCCTGCATCAGACCATGGGAGTTGAGCGACTTAACGAGGACGAAGTGACTATCATCTCTGCTGTGCtggacctcaaggagaagcctgTGGGAACCATCATGACTCCTCTGGATGACGTCTACACCATGTCCTCCGATACTGTCCTTGACGAGAAGGTGGTTGACCAGATTCTGCAGGCTGGTTTCTCTCGAATCCCCATCCACGCCCCCGGAGAGCCGACCAACTTCATTGGTATGCTGCTGGTTCGAATTCTCATCTCGTACGACCCCGAAGATGCTCTTCCCGTGTCCTCCTTCCCTCTCGCCACTCTTCCCGAAACCAGACCCGATACTTCCTGTCTCAACATCCTTAACTACTTCCAGGAGGGTAAGTCCCATATGGTCATTGTTTCGGAGTCTCCCGGCGACGCCTACGGTGCTCTGGGCGTGCTCACTCTGGAGGACGTTATTGAGGAGCTGATTGGAGAGGAGATTATTGATGAGTCTGACGTATACATTGACGTCCACCGAGCTATTCGAAGAACCAATCCCGGTCCTCTGTCCAAGCGAAATCTCGTTTCCTACGTGCAGAACTCTCCCCGAAACTCCATTGGCAACTACGAGTCCGTTTCTCACTTCCTGTCTCGATCTCTTTCCCGAGATGAGGCTGGCAAGGTCCAGCATCAATCTCACTCCAACCTCGGACCCCATGGCAGCTCCCAGCTTGCAGCTAACCCCACAATCACCGTCTCATCTTCACCCAAGACTGGTCTCAAGCTTGGCAACAACACTGCTACTCCCCACGACGCGTCCGCTCCCGGCCccttccagaagaagcaccaTCGAATCGAGCCACTCAACCTGGCTGCCAACCCCAAGGAAACCTCCAATACTAAGGTGACCATCAAGAAGTCCGGATCAGGCCACCGACCCACCGGATCTTCCGATCTTGTCCATCATCCCGATCACCCCGAGGGCGGAACTTCTACCCAGTACGGCACTATCTTCGAGACCGAGCAGGGTGCTGTGGTTGATGCTCTCAATGATCCCGAAATCAACACTCGTCTGTCTCCTCGAACCGGCATGTCTCCTCGAACCGCTGCAGTTAATGGTGTGAACGGGGCACGGCCCAGCGCCATTCCTTCCCGACCGGATCTGGGTACCGAAATCCACTCGTTCCGATCCGGGGGCATCATCGAGTCCGTCGTCAACGTCCAGGGAGTCCACAAGACCATCATTGAGGCGGCTGTGTCGGATAATGACTTTGAAGAGGAAGATAGCCCCAAGTCCTCCAACGGTAGCTCTCGTCGAGGAAGCCGCAGAGCCCTTCTCGACTCGTCCCCCTAGAGaaagaggaaaaaacaacacaatCAAACAATTAGCATAATATAGGTGAAGTCTTTTATTGAACGCTCAGCTGCTGTAGCCGTAAGATGATACTGGTAAGACTAACCGAACTCGTAGCTCGAGAGGCTCACCGAGGACAATTAGATTTTGTCCTATTTTTGATTTGGGTTCAAACATTTTGAGTCCTACGTATGGATGATGCTTATCAGGACCCTGTCGCTCTCTCCTGAGCGAAAATTTGCATTTGTTTCTGAGATCAATTGCCTCATGGGGGGTTATGTATCGTTCCTTGTTTCCTGTATCAGCCGCGACTGACATGCCAGACTCTTATCAAACAGTATTTCTGTAGcgtgtacatactgtagctacttgtacttgtggcTACGGTAATCGGAGATCTACACTCGTGGTTGCCGTGCAACATAAACTACAGTttagctacttgtactggaaTTATAATACAGGACGAGTACCAACAGAAacctcgtacttgtacagagTTCACAGTAAGGCTCTCATAAAGCAAGCACTTCGAGACAGAAGAGCTTCTGATGTATCCTCTCTGATATCGCTAAAGCTACCGAATGGGAGGAGGGCTCTATCGTACACATTGTAACCGTATTATATCAACTCGTACTACAGTGTCTTGCACTACATACTCTCTGGCTCCAAGAATACCACCATATATTACCGTTAACGTCTATTTACccttgatggccttcttgatAATCTCCTCAACTTCATCAATGTCGTCGGTGGGAACCTGGGTAAGGGTCATACCGAGAGACTGCTGGATGGAGTCGAGAACCTCGAAGCTGGCCTCGTCGTGCACAAAGGAGATGGACACTCCGGATCGACCGAAGCGTCCGGTTCGTCCGATTCGGTGTAGGTAAGTCTCGGGATCGGGCTTACCGTTCTTGTCCGTGGGGAGATCGTAGTTAACGACCATGGAGACGGTGGCGATATCGATACCTCGGGCAATAACGTTGGTAGAAATGAGAACCTTAGATCGACCAAATCGGAAGTCATCCATGAGTCGGTCTCGCTCGTCAACAGACAGATCTGAGTGCAGCAGTGACACCTTGTGACCGTTCTTCGACATTCGCTGGTAGAGAGCGTTTGCGGTGGACCGCTGAGCGACGAAAATGACCGACGATGCAATTGTCAGCATGGAgtacagctcctccagcatctTGAACTTCTCCTCGCCATCCTCGCAGTCCATGTACAGTTGGGTGATGGCGTCCACGTTGAGctcgttggccttgagacGGATCtcgttggggttggggCACATCTTGCCAGCCAAATCGAGCACAGACTCGGGGAAGGTGGCAGAAAACAGCACCACCTGGGTCGAGGAGGGCAGGTACTTCTTGATTCGAGCACAGGTGGAGCCCATAGAGGAGTCGACCATGTTGTCAG
This genomic interval from Yarrowia lipolytica chromosome 1E, complete sequence contains the following:
- a CDS encoding uncharacterized protein (Compare to YALI0E31405g, similar to Saccharomyces cerevisiae MAM3 (YOL060C); ancestral locus Anc_3.168, similar to ca|CA5025|CaAMI3 Candida albicans CaAMI3 protein required for normal mitochondrial structure (by homology)), with translation MRTASLTTAKLLLTLIARLPLLHALPYGGLSRSGSYSPYEHDDDTLDPESSDFWLYMFVSFVLVVAGGVFAGLTIALMGQDEVYLHVISQSGESHERKAAEKVLRLLKRGKHWVLVTLLLANVITNETLPIVLDRCLGGGWRAVVIATVAIVIFGEVIPQSISVRYGLSVGAYFAPFVLGLMYILYPLAYPTALLLDHLLGEDHGTVYKKAGLKTLVTLHQTMGVERLNEDEVTIISAVLDLKEKPVGTIMTPLDDVYTMSSDTVLDEKVVDQILQAGFSRIPIHAPGEPTNFIGMLLVRILISYDPEDALPVSSFPLATLPETRPDTSCLNILNYFQEGKSHMVIVSESPGDAYGALGVLTLEDVIEELIGEEIIDESDVYIDVHRAIRRTNPGPLSKRNLVSYVQNSPRNSIGNYESVSHFLSRSLSRDEAGKVQHQSHSNLGPHGSSQLAANPTITVSSSPKTGLKLGNNTATPHDASAPGPFQKKHHRIEPLNLAANPKETSNTKVTIKKSGSGHRPTGSSDLVHHPDHPEGGTSTQYGTIFETEQGAVVDALNDPEINTRLSPRTGMSPRTAAVNGVNGARPSAIPSRPDLGTEIHSFRSGGIIESVVNVQGVHKTIIEAAVSDNDFEEEDSPKSSNGSSRRGSRRALLDSSP